In the Theobroma cacao cultivar B97-61/B2 chromosome 1, Criollo_cocoa_genome_V2, whole genome shotgun sequence genome, one interval contains:
- the LOC18611331 gene encoding heterogeneous nuclear ribonucleoprotein 1, producing MEFENPRLFIGGISEEVKEETLRQHFSKYGEVTQSLKISKKGIGFVAFADPSMAKTALQEEEHIILGRKVDVKPAKPRVQTKDTRTKIFVGGLPPTITLPEFRNYFESYGTITDAVVIYDKKSHRFRGFGFVTFDSEEAAENVLRKSFHELNNKMVEVKKAEPRDKKTSNSDPHENGLVPLGLPYGIYNVNTQPNYFPAESYLCMWNWSPHGGQPPFGSFHVVYFNFNSWTQVGQTGKRANCFRVFSCDYIFGFVT from the exons ATGGAGTTCGAGAACCCAAGATTGTTTATAGGAGGGATTTCAGAAgaagttaaggaagaaacaCTAAGACAACACTTTAGCAAGTATGGGGAGGTGACACAGTCTCTTAAAATTTCCAAGAAAGGAATTGGGTTTGTTGCTTTTGCTGATCCTTCGATGGCTAAAACCGCCCTTCAAGAAGAAGAGCACATTATTCTCGGTAGAAAG GTGGACGTCAAACCAGCAAAACCAAGAGTGCAAACCAAAGATACGAGGACTAAGATTTTTGTGGGAGGTTTGCCTCCTACCATAACACTGCCAGAATTCAGAAACTATTTCGAGAGTTATGGGACAATCACTGATGCAGTGGTGATATACGACAAAAAGAGTCATAGGTTTAGAGGGTTCGGATTCGTTACTTTTGATTCAGAGGAAGCCGCGGAGAATGTTTTGCGCAAGAGTTTCCACGAATTGAATAATAAGATGGTGGAAGTGAAGAAAGCGGAACCAAGGGATAAGAAGACAAGCAATTCTGACCCTCACGAAAATGGTTTAGTTCCACTTGGGCTTCCTTATGGCATTTATAATGTTAATACTCAGCCTAATTATTTTCCTGCTGAAAGTTATCTTTGTATGTGGAATTGGTCCCCACATGGCGGACAACCTCCTTTCGGAAGCTTTcatgttgtttattttaactttaacTCCTGGACGCAAGTTGGACAAACAGGTAAAAGAGCTAATTGTTTTCGTGTTTTTAGCTGTGATTATATCTTTGGTTTCGTAACTTAA
- the LOC18611332 gene encoding uncharacterized oxidoreductase SSP0419 — protein sequence MDEPKVVLVTGCAKGGIGYEYCRALAEHNCRVVASDIPRRMDDMLDFNADNIETIELDVSSNESVSSAVNSVISKYGHIDVLINNAGIGSTGPLAELSLDAIKKAWEINTLGQLRMVQQIVPHMASRRRGCIVNVGSVVGRVPTPWAGSYCSSKAAVHAMTNSLRVELRPFGINVVLVVPGAVRSNFGSSSLERLGDHDWKLYKEFKEAIAERARASQGSKATDATMFARHVAKKVLSPKPPKQIVFGHMTGLFAVLSLSPLWVRDLFFSTRFNLNKRV from the coding sequence atggatGAGCCTAAGGTTGTTCTCGTCACCGGCTGTGCCAAAGGGGGCATTGGATATGAATATTGCCGGGCATTAGCAGAGCACAACTGCCGGGTGGTTGCCTCTGACATCCCTCGACGAATGGATGACATGTTGGACTTCAATGCCGATAACATTGAAACGATAGAGCTCGATGTTTCATCAAACGAGAGCGTGTCATCAGCTGTGAATTCTGTTATATCCAAGTATGGTCACATTGATGTACTGATAAACAATGCTGGCATAGGAAGCACCGGCCCCTTAGCTGAGCTTTCTCTAGATGCAATCAAGAAAGCTTGGGAAATCAACACATTGGGGCAGCTGAGAATGGTGCAACAAATTGTTCCCCACATGGCTTCGCGGCGCAGGGGGTGTATAGTCAATGTAGGGAGTGTGGTCGGGAGAGTGCCAACCCCATGGGCAGGGTCCTATTGTTCTAGCAAGGCAGCTGTTCACGCCATGACCAATTCTTTGCGTGTTGAGTTAAGGCCCTTCGGTATCAATGTGGTACTTGTGGTGCCTGGTGCTGTGAGATCAAATTTTGGAAGCTCTAGCCTGGAGAGGCTGGGAGATCATGATTGGAAACTTTATAAGGAATTCAAGGAGGCCATTGCTGAGCGAGCCAGGGCTTCCCAAGGTTCCAAGGCAACGGATGCCACAATGTTTGCAAGACATGTGGCAAAGAAGGTTTTGAGTCCTAAACCACCGAAGCAGATAGTATTTGGTCACATGACTGGTTTGTTTGCTGTGCTTTCATTGTCTCCACTTTGGGTCAGAGATCTGTTCTTTAGTACTCGTTTCAATCTAAACAAGAGGGTCTAA
- the LOC18611330 gene encoding prostamide/prostaglandin F synthase, with protein MATVSSQILLCCSTPKSKFPTINSSPSRFLTPTKVTYKPTKLMTFNSKGNFRFITRASSSLANEFTANIGDVLGDVSVFTAAGQRVFFKDLWDQKEGIAVVALLRHFGCFCSWELASTLKEAMPKFDSAGVKLIAVGVGTPDKARILAERLPFPMDCLYADPDRKAYDVLGLYYGLGRTFFNPASAKLLSRLDKLQKAMENYTMQATPDDKSSVLQQGGMFVFKGKELLYARKDEGTGDHASLDDIFDICCKSPVA; from the exons ATGGCGACGGTCTCTTCACAAATTCTTCTATGTTGTTCAACTCCAAAATCCAAATTCCCGACAATAAATTCTTCCCCTTCTCGTTTCCTTACTCCAACGAAAGTTACCTATAAACCCACCAAGCTGATGACTTTTAACAGCAAAGGTAACTTCCGTTTCATTACCAGAGCCTCTTCTTCCTTGGCCAATGAATTCACCGCCAACATCGGCGATGTACTCGGCGACGTTAGCGTTTTCACCGCTGCGGGACAACGCGTTTTCTTCAAAGACCTCTGGGACCAGAAAGAG GGAATTGCGGTTGTTGCACTTTTGAGACATTTCGGCTGCTTTTGCAG TTGGGAGCTTGCTTCAACTCTGAAAGAAGCAATGCCAAAATTCGACTCAGCTGGTGTGAAACTAATAGCAGTGGGTGTTGGTACTCCTGATAAAGCTCGTATCCTTGCAGAGCGG TTACCATTTCCAATGGACTGCCTTTATGCTGATCCAGACCGTAAG GCATATGATGTTTTGGGCTTATACTATGGTCTTGGGCGCACATTCTTCAATCCAGCGAGT GCAAAGTTGCTTTCAAGACTAGACAAATTGCAGAAGGCTATGGAAAACTATACAATGCAAGCCACTCCAGATGATAAAAGCAGTGTATTACAACAG GGAGGGATGTTTGTcttcaaaggaaaagaattgCTGTATGCACGAAAAGATGAAGGGACGGGTGATCATGCTTCTTTAGATGACATCTTTGACATCTGCTGCAAAAGTCCAGTCGCATGA